The Chanos chanos chromosome 6, fChaCha1.1, whole genome shotgun sequence genome includes a region encoding these proteins:
- the trpc4b gene encoding short transient receptor potential channel 4b, whose product MAQLYYRRTDNSSYRDRIPLRIVRAESEFSAQEKLYLSAVEKGDYASVKQALEEAEIYFKININCVDPLGRTALLIAIENENLEIIELLLSYNVYVGDALLHAIRKEVVGAVELLLNHKKPSGEKQVPPPLLDKQFSDFTPDITPIILAAHTNNYEIIKMLVQKGVSVPQPHEVRCNCVECVSSSDVDSLRHSRSRLNIYKALASPSLIALSSEDPFLTAFQLSWELQELSKVENEFKTEYEELSHQCKRFAKDLLDQTRSSRELELILNFRDDMSLLQDEGNNDLARLKLAIKYRQKEFVAQPNCQQLLASRWYDELPGWRRRHWAVKFVTCVFIGLLFPVFSICYLVAPKSRYGLFIRKPFIKFICHTASYLTFLFLLLLASQHIVSNDPNRQGPLPTTVEWMILPWVIGFIWTEIKQMWDGGFQDYIHDWWNLMDFVMNSLYLATISLKIVAYVKYSGCRPRASWEMWHPTLVAEAVFAIANIFSSLRLISLFTANSHLGPLQISLGRMLLDILKFLFIYCLVLLAFANGLNQLYFYYETQGSSSNITCKGIRCEHQNNAFSTLFETLQSLFWSIFGLISLYVTNVGPDHKFTEFVGATMFGTYNIISLVVLLNMLIAMMNNSYQHIADHADIEWKFARTKLWMSYFEEGGTLPPPFNIIPSPKSFCYLIQWIRKNIFKEKTKRTETFGTLGRRAAEKVRLSHQYQEVLRNLVKRYVAAMIRDAKTEEGLTEENFKELKQDISSFRYEVMGLMKGNRTCVPVPKLNTTASNTTYPDHSALYSTVLSTGQQKSKLNLYDVTTILQHHCAESALANGSVSALPECSSKEKTRKDFPKDITDFSLFQKTHKRTNHCSNPNKIYSVTEEVGESDVHHLDCGTQEEAEKQPLTVDATGAELENEEEILENEKEEEMELSPQGQPSGSRSPLSSPHSEMDT is encoded by the exons ATGGCACAGCTGTATTACCGCAGGACTGACAATTCCTCCTACAGGGATCGCATCCCGCTGCGTATCGTTCGTGCTGAGTCGGAGTTCTCTGCCCAGGAGAAGCTGTACCTGAGTGCAGTGGAGAAAGGTGACTATGCCAGTGTCAAACAGGCGCTGGAGGAGGCTGAGATCTACTTCAAGATTAACATTAACTGTGTTGATCCTCTAGGGCGTACAGCGTTGCTCATTGCCATAGAGAATGAAAACCTGGAGATCATTGAACTTTTGCTCAGCTATAATGTGTATGTGGGAGATGCTCTGCTTCATGCCATCCGCAAAGAGGTGGTTGGTGCTGTGGAACTACTGCTCAATCACAAGAAACCAAGTGGAGAGAAACAG GTGCCACCTCCTCTGCTGGATAAGCAGTTCTCTGACTTCACCCCCGATATAACACCCATCATCCTGGCCGCACACACCAACAACTATGAGATCATTAAAATGCTGGTGCAGAAGGGTGTGTCTGTGCCACAGCCACATGAGGTGCGCTGTAACTGCGTGGAGTGTGTCTCCAGCTCAGACGTAGACAGCCTGCGGCACTCCCGCTCGCGTCTCAACATCTACAAGGCCCTGGCCAGCCCCTCCCTCATCGCCCTATCCAGCGAGGACCCCTTCCTGACGGCTTTTCAGCTCAGCTGGGAACTGCAGGAGCTCAGTAAGGTGGAAAACGAATTCAAAACCGAGTACGAAGAGCTGTCCCATCAGTGCAAACGCTTTGCCAAGGACCTGCTGGACCAGACGCGCAGCTCACGTGAGTTAGAGCTCATCCTGAACTTCCGCGATGACATGAGTCTGCTGCAGGATGAAGGGAACAACGACCTGGCCCGTCTCAAACTTGCCATCAAGTACCGGCAGAAAGAG TTTGTTGCGCAGCCAAACTGCCAGCAGCTGTTGGCATCACGCTGGTACGATGAGCTTCCAGGCTGGAGGAGGCGCCACTGGGCAGTAAAGTTTGTCACCTGCGTCTTCATTGGCCTCCTGTTCCCTGTCTTTTCCATCTGCTACCTGGTGGCACCCAAGAGTCGCTATGGCCTCTTCATCCGCAAGCCCTTCATCAAGTTCATCTGCCACACTGCTTCGTACTTGACCTTCCTGTTCCTTCTGCTCCTGGCCTCCCAGCACATCGTTTCCAATGACCCCAATCGCCAGGGCCCTCTGCCCACCACGGTGGAGTGGATGATCCTGCCATGGGTCATAG GTTTCATATGGACGGAGATTAAGCAGATGTGGGATGGAGGATTTCAGGACTACATTCATGATTGGTGGAACCTAATGGATTTTGTCATGAACTCTTTATATCTGGCAACCATATCACTGAAGATTGTTGCATATGTCAAG TACAGTGGCTGTAGACCCAGGGCGAGCTGGGAAATGTGGCATCCTACATTAGTAGCCGAGGCTGTCTTTGCCATAGCTAACATTTTTAGCTCGCTgagactcatctctctcttcacggCCAACTCCCACCTGGGTCCACTGCAGATCTCACTGGGCCGCATGCTTCTGGACATCCTCAAGTTCCTCTTCATCTACTGCCTGGTGTTGCTAGCCTTCGCTAACGGCCTCAACCAGCTTTACTTCTACTATGAGACCCAAGGGAGCAGCAGTAACATTACCTGCAAGGGCATACGCTGCGAGCATCAAAATAACGCATTTTCAAC GCTGTTTGAAACTCTGCAGTCTTTATTCTGGTCCATATTTGGCCTGATAAGTCTCTATGTGACCAACGTTGGGCCTGATCATAAGTTCACTGAGTTTGTTGGAGCCACGATGTTTGGTACCTACAATATCATCTCTCTTGTTGTCCTCCTAAACATGCTGATTGCCATGATGAACAACTCCTACCAGCACATTGCC GATCATGCAGACATTGAATGGAAATTTGCGAGAACCAAACTGTGGATGAGTTATTTCGAAGAGGGAGGCACACTACCGCCACCATTCAACATTATCCCAAGCCCCAAATCCTTCTGCTATCTAATTCAGTGGATAAGGAAGAACATTTttaaggagaaaacaaagaggactGAAACATTTGGAACACTAGGG AGAAGGGCTGCTGAAAAAGTGCGACTAAGCCACCAGTATCAG GAGGTCTTAAGAAACCTGGTCAAAAGATATGTGGCTGCCATGATCAGAGATGCAAAAACAGAGGAAGGTCTCACTGAAGAAAACTTTAAG GAGCTGAAGCAGGACATCTCTAGTTTCCGCTATGAAGTTATGGGATTGATGAAGGGCAATAGGACCTGTGTTCCTGTAcccaaactcaacacaacagcCTCAAATACGACTTATCCAGATCATTCGGCTCTATACTCCACAGTCCTCAGCACTGGCCAACAAAAGAGCAAACTCAACCTTTATGATGTCACAACTATTCTTCAGCACCACTGTGCTGAAAGTGCTCTGGCCAATGGATCTGTCAGTGCTTTACCTGAATGCTCctccaaagagaaaacaaggaaaGACTTCCCCAAAGATATCACTGATTTCAGTTTGTTCCAAAAGACccacaaaagaacaaaccacTGTTCTAACCCAAACAAAATCTACTCTGTCACAGAGGAGGTGGGTGAGTCAGATGTTCACCACTTAGACTGTGGAACacaggaggaggcagagaagcAGCCATTAACCGTAGATGCTACAGGAGCTGAGCTGGAGAATGAAGAGGAAATTTTGGAGAatgagaaggaagaggagatggAGCTGTCCCCACAGGGGCAGCCCTCTGGGAGCCGATCTCCCCTAAGTAGTCCTCATTCAGAAATGGACACGTAG